The Alphaproteobacteria bacterium genome contains a region encoding:
- a CDS encoding NADPH:quinone reductase: protein MRAAYYEKNGAAAEVLCVGEVDTPKPGRGEVRIKLKTSGVNPSDVKNRAGTTRKIAFPRVIPHSDGAGEIEAVGEGVAKSRVGERVWTWNGQWKRPFGTAASHIVLPADQAVALPAAISFEAGACLGIPALTAWHAVDIAGTTNGTSLLIAGGAGAVAHYAIQFAKARGATVITTISSPEKAKIAREAGADHTIDYRTENVGERVMALTKGGVDAVIEMDLTANAALLPAVLRPRGTLVVYGTGPQVQFPGSFCLVNNITVKFLLVYELTVDERTHAIADITRMLEANMLKHNIAKTYPLDEIVAAHEAVESGKVAGNVVLMI from the coding sequence ATGCGCGCGGCCTACTACGAAAAGAACGGCGCTGCTGCCGAAGTCCTGTGCGTCGGCGAGGTCGACACACCAAAACCCGGCCGGGGCGAGGTGCGCATCAAGCTCAAGACCTCCGGCGTCAATCCCTCCGACGTGAAAAACCGCGCCGGTACGACGCGCAAGATCGCGTTTCCGCGCGTCATCCCGCACAGCGACGGCGCAGGCGAGATCGAGGCAGTCGGCGAGGGTGTTGCGAAGTCGCGCGTCGGTGAGCGCGTTTGGACCTGGAACGGGCAATGGAAACGCCCGTTCGGCACGGCAGCCAGCCACATCGTGTTGCCGGCCGATCAGGCCGTCGCGTTGCCCGCGGCGATCAGCTTCGAGGCCGGCGCCTGTCTCGGGATTCCGGCGCTCACCGCCTGGCATGCGGTCGACATCGCCGGAACCACGAACGGCACAAGCCTGCTGATCGCGGGCGGCGCCGGTGCTGTTGCGCACTATGCGATCCAGTTCGCCAAGGCGCGTGGCGCGACCGTCATCACGACGATCTCCAGCCCCGAGAAGGCGAAGATCGCGCGCGAGGCAGGCGCCGATCACACGATCGACTACAGGACCGAGAATGTCGGCGAGCGCGTGATGGCGCTCACGAAAGGCGGCGTCGATGCCGTGATCGAGATGGACCTGACGGCGAATGCCGCGCTGCTGCCGGCCGTGTTGCGGCCGCGCGGCACGCTGGTCGTCTACGGCACCGGCCCGCAGGTGCAGTTCCCCGGCTCGTTCTGCCTCGTCAACAACATCACGGTAAAATTTCTGCTGGTGTATGAGCTCACCGTCGACGAGCGCACACACGCCATCGCCGACATCACCCGCATGCTCGAGGCAAATATGCTCAAGCACAACATCGCGAAGACCTATCCGCTGGACGAAATCGTCGCCGCACACGAGGCGGTCGAGAGTGGGAAGGTCGCGGGCAACGTGGTGCTGATGATTTAA
- the hpaD gene encoding 3,4-dihydroxyphenylacetate 2,3-dioxygenase → MPLRPPVLNPPFNIVRASHVELGVADIARSRAFYVDCLGYIVSDADAHALYLRGVEERNHHSVVLRRSEDVAALAIAFKVGGEEDLDKAAAWLEAHKLPVSWPNVPFQGRTLRTADPVGMPVDFYFKMDRLPSMLQKYAAYQGARIQRIDHINCFTPDVQRSYDFYTELGFRLTETTETEGADPKLWAVWMQRRGSTHDLAFTNGRGPRLHHIGVWNSNALDILHTCDVMATSGYLANMERGPGRHGIANAFFLYVRDPDGHRVELFTSDYLTVDTDHEPIRWTLDHPQRQTLWGHPAPKSWFEEGTPFQGVPVREAVLEARPMVAR, encoded by the coding sequence ATGCCCCTCCGGCCTCCCGTCCTCAATCCGCCCTTCAACATCGTGCGCGCGAGCCATGTGGAGCTCGGCGTCGCCGATATCGCGCGATCGCGCGCGTTCTATGTCGACTGTCTCGGCTACATCGTCTCGGACGCGGACGCGCACGCGCTCTATCTGCGTGGCGTCGAGGAGCGCAACCATCATTCGGTGGTGCTGCGCAGGTCGGAGGACGTCGCGGCGCTGGCAATCGCCTTCAAGGTCGGCGGCGAAGAGGACCTCGACAAGGCCGCCGCGTGGCTTGAGGCGCACAAGCTGCCGGTGTCGTGGCCGAACGTGCCGTTCCAGGGGCGCACGCTGCGCACGGCCGATCCGGTCGGCATGCCGGTCGACTTCTATTTCAAGATGGATCGCCTGCCGTCGATGCTGCAGAAGTATGCGGCCTACCAGGGCGCGCGCATCCAGCGCATCGACCACATCAACTGTTTCACGCCCGACGTGCAGAGGTCTTATGACTTCTACACCGAGCTCGGCTTCCGCCTCACCGAGACGACCGAGACCGAAGGCGCCGACCCGAAGCTCTGGGCGGTGTGGATGCAGCGCCGCGGCTCAACGCACGATCTCGCCTTCACCAACGGCAGGGGCCCGCGCCTCCACCACATCGGCGTGTGGAATTCGAACGCGCTCGACATCCTGCACACCTGCGACGTGATGGCGACGTCCGGCTACCTCGCCAACATGGAGCGTGGCCCCGGCCGCCACGGCATTGCCAACGCGTTCTTCCTCTACGTGCGCGACCCGGACGGCCATCGCGTCGAGCTGTTCACCTCGGACTATCTGACCGTCGACACCGACCACGAGCCGATCCGCTGGACGCTCGACCATCCGCAGCGCCAGACGCTGTGGGGCCATCCGGCGCCAAAGTCATGGTTCGAGGAAGGAACGCCCTTCCAGGGCGTGCCGGTGCGCGAAGCGGTGCTGGAAGCGCGGCCGATGGTGGCGCGTTAA
- a CDS encoding alpha/beta hydrolase: MTLADQGHVEIDGARLEYRMIGPLPDAAPTIFMLHEGLGSVSTWGKFPSELAEKTGAGVFAYSRAGYGQSSTITLPRPLDYMQREAANVLPKLLDAIGFRRGILLGHSDGASIAAQYAGTHQDHRVRGLVLMAPHFFVEAEGLAEIRNARIAYETTDLRARLARHHADVDAAFRGWNEAWLDPGFARAFDITEALAYIRVPVLLMQGEADRYGTLAQVRAAQEECYCPVDTLVMPGVGHAPHREKPDETVAAIASFADRIFPPARRRH; the protein is encoded by the coding sequence ATGACACTTGCAGACCAGGGTCACGTCGAGATCGACGGCGCGCGGCTCGAATACCGCATGATCGGGCCGCTGCCCGATGCGGCGCCGACCATCTTCATGCTGCACGAGGGGCTCGGCTCGGTGAGTACGTGGGGGAAGTTTCCCAGCGAACTCGCCGAAAAGACCGGCGCCGGCGTGTTCGCCTATTCGCGCGCCGGCTACGGCCAATCGTCGACCATCACGCTGCCGCGCCCGCTCGACTACATGCAGCGCGAAGCGGCCAACGTTTTGCCAAAGCTGCTCGATGCGATCGGATTCCGCCGCGGCATTCTGCTCGGCCACAGCGACGGTGCCTCGATCGCCGCGCAGTATGCCGGCACCCATCAGGACCACCGCGTGCGCGGGCTGGTGCTGATGGCGCCGCACTTCTTCGTCGAGGCGGAAGGACTCGCCGAGATCCGCAACGCGCGCATCGCCTACGAGACGACCGACCTGCGCGCGCGCCTCGCGCGCCATCATGCGGATGTGGATGCGGCCTTCCGCGGCTGGAACGAGGCGTGGCTCGATCCGGGGTTCGCGCGCGCGTTCGATATCACCGAGGCGCTCGCCTACATCCGCGTGCCGGTGCTGCTGATGCAGGGCGAGGCGGACCGCTACGGCACGCTCGCGCAGGTCCGCGCGGCGCAAGAGGAATGCTACTGCCCGGTCGACACGCTGGTGATGCCTGGTGTCGGCCACGCGCCGCATCGTGAAAAGCCGGACGAAACGGTCGCAGCGATTGCGTCCTTCGCCGACCGCATTTTTCCGCCCGCACGACGAAGGCATTGA
- a CDS encoding helix-turn-helix transcriptional regulator, whose protein sequence is MTTETGTAPRYISNRPPRPARPKPVRPENTRLLREIGRVIRSERAKRGMTRKMLAKQSAMSERFIAQIEAGDGNPSVLSLDAIARALNLDLFDLLPAVAPDEARRRALLHLRQLPVDEVKAFLQAFSYPGAVPLPSARGKRIALIGLRGAGKSTLGAMLAERVAMQFIELDKIIEQEHGAPAATLFDVYGQATFRRYEREALTRLVATNSAAVIATAGGIVADEKTFAQLLEQTHVIWLQASPEEHMRRVMEQGDFRPMQDGDAMKDLVAILDARAPEYGRAHARLDTSDRSPESCVNELIRIADELIAKNLPLSPVPGARNLWRA, encoded by the coding sequence ATGACCACCGAAACCGGCACCGCCCCGCGCTATATCAGCAACCGCCCACCGCGGCCGGCACGGCCAAAACCGGTGCGCCCGGAGAACACACGGTTGCTGCGCGAGATCGGTCGCGTCATTCGCAGCGAGCGCGCCAAGCGTGGCATGACGCGCAAGATGCTGGCAAAGCAGTCCGCCATGTCCGAGCGCTTCATCGCGCAAATCGAGGCAGGTGACGGCAATCCGAGCGTGCTCTCCCTCGATGCGATTGCGCGCGCTCTCAATCTCGACCTGTTCGACCTGTTGCCGGCCGTCGCCCCCGACGAGGCCCGGCGCCGCGCGCTCCTCCATCTGCGCCAGCTCCCGGTCGACGAGGTCAAGGCGTTCCTGCAGGCGTTCTCCTATCCTGGCGCCGTTCCGCTACCGAGCGCGCGCGGCAAGCGCATCGCGCTTATAGGCTTGCGCGGCGCCGGCAAGTCGACGCTTGGCGCGATGCTGGCCGAGCGGGTTGCCATGCAGTTCATCGAGCTCGACAAAATCATCGAGCAGGAGCATGGCGCGCCGGCTGCGACGCTATTCGACGTCTACGGACAAGCAACCTTCCGCCGGTACGAGCGCGAGGCGCTCACACGCCTTGTCGCCACCAACTCCGCCGCCGTGATCGCGACGGCCGGCGGCATCGTGGCCGACGAAAAAACCTTCGCGCAACTGCTCGAGCAAACTCACGTGATCTGGCTTCAAGCCTCGCCGGAGGAGCACATGCGCCGAGTCATGGAGCAGGGGGACTTCCGCCCGATGCAGGATGGCGACGCCATGAAGGACCTGGTCGCAATCCTCGACGCGCGCGCCCCCGAGTACGGACGCGCGCACGCACGCCTCGACACCTCGGATCGCAGCCCCGAATCTTGTGTGAACGAGCTGATCAGGATTGCGGACGAGCTGATCGCGAAGAACCTGCCACTGTCCCCGGTTCCAGGAGCCAGGAACCTGTGGAGGGCGTGA
- a CDS encoding 5-carboxymethyl-2-hydroxymuconate Delta-isomerase, which produces MPHVIVEYSANIEAEVLPEDLLDDIHRAALASGIAEPVAVRTRLKRREHFRVGDGSPENAFVHIDIRARKGRPLDQKKHAVQTIYDQANKTLEPVFKARPLALTVEIHEIDPETRLLRNGMRERQASAA; this is translated from the coding sequence ATGCCGCATGTGATCGTCGAGTACTCCGCCAACATCGAGGCGGAGGTGCTCCCCGAAGACCTCCTCGACGACATCCATCGCGCGGCACTCGCGAGCGGGATCGCCGAGCCGGTCGCGGTACGCACCAGGCTCAAGCGCCGCGAGCATTTCCGCGTCGGCGACGGCTCGCCGGAGAACGCCTTCGTCCACATCGACATCCGCGCCCGCAAAGGCCGCCCGCTGGATCAGAAGAAACACGCCGTGCAGACGATCTACGATCAGGCGAACAAGACGCTCGAGCCGGTGTTCAAGGCGCGCCCGCTCGCGCTCACCGTGGAGATCCACGAGATCGATCCGGAGACGCGGCTGTTGCGGAACGGCATGCGCGAGCGGCAGGCCAGCGCCGCGTGA
- a CDS encoding aspartate aminotransferase family protein translates to MQSDTALDFASLFDTHESERFDLHTRRLNEQMVRVLRTIGYDVGFCKGRGQYLFDRNDDRYLDLLSGYGVFAVGRNHPTIRAALKTVLDADLPNLVQMDVSTLAGLLAERLLALVPHLEKAFFANSGSEAVEAAIKFVRAATGRPGIVYCSHAFHGLTYGALSLNGDEVFRKGFEPLLPDCVRIPFNDLTALEQALASRQMAAFVVEPIQGKGVILPNEEYLNGAEHLCRRYGTLFVTDEIQTGLGRTGKFLAGEHWGIEPDMVLLAKALSGGHVPVGAVLMRKSVYNKVFNRMDRAVVHGSTFSKNDLAMAAGIATLEVMKAERVTENAARMGERLLRGLSALCENYELLKEVRGKGLMIGVEFGSPSSLKLKASWNVLETASKGLFCQLITIPLFKEHKILTQVAGHGSHTVKLIPPLIISETDCDWIVRGFDEVIADSHRAGAVWSLGKTLVEHAMRASA, encoded by the coding sequence ATGCAGTCAGATACCGCACTCGACTTCGCGAGTCTTTTCGACACCCACGAATCCGAGCGCTTTGATCTCCACACGCGGCGTCTCAATGAGCAGATGGTGCGGGTGCTCCGGACCATCGGGTATGACGTTGGCTTTTGCAAGGGACGGGGGCAATACCTCTTTGATCGCAACGATGACCGGTATCTCGATCTCTTGAGCGGCTATGGCGTGTTCGCGGTTGGGCGCAACCACCCCACGATCCGCGCAGCCCTCAAGACCGTCCTCGATGCCGATCTGCCCAATCTGGTGCAGATGGACGTCTCGACGCTCGCGGGCCTGCTGGCCGAGCGGCTTCTCGCTTTGGTGCCGCACCTTGAGAAGGCGTTCTTTGCGAATTCGGGCTCCGAGGCGGTCGAGGCCGCGATCAAGTTCGTGCGCGCCGCGACCGGCCGCCCCGGCATCGTCTACTGCAGCCACGCCTTCCATGGCCTGACCTATGGTGCGCTGTCGCTCAATGGCGACGAGGTCTTCCGCAAGGGCTTCGAGCCGCTGTTGCCGGATTGCGTGCGCATTCCGTTCAACGATCTGACCGCGCTGGAGCAGGCGCTGGCCTCACGGCAGATGGCGGCTTTCGTGGTCGAGCCGATCCAGGGCAAGGGCGTGATCCTGCCCAACGAGGAATACCTGAACGGCGCCGAGCATCTCTGCCGGCGCTACGGCACGCTGTTCGTCACCGACGAGATCCAGACCGGCCTCGGCCGCACCGGGAAATTCCTTGCCGGGGAGCACTGGGGCATCGAGCCGGACATGGTGCTGCTCGCCAAGGCGCTCTCCGGCGGGCACGTCCCGGTCGGCGCGGTGCTGATGCGCAAGTCGGTCTACAACAAGGTGTTCAACCGCATGGATCGCGCCGTGGTGCACGGCTCGACCTTCTCGAAGAACGATCTCGCGATGGCGGCCGGCATCGCGACGCTCGAGGTGATGAAGGCCGAGCGCGTGACCGAGAATGCCGCGCGCATGGGTGAGCGCTTGCTACGCGGTCTCTCCGCGCTCTGCGAGAATTACGAGCTGCTCAAAGAGGTGCGCGGCAAGGGGCTGATGATCGGTGTAGAATTCGGTTCGCCGAGCTCGCTCAAGCTCAAAGCCTCGTGGAATGTGCTGGAGACCGCGAGCAAGGGACTGTTCTGCCAGCTCATCACCATTCCGCTGTTCAAGGAGCACAAGATCCTGACGCAGGTCGCGGGTCATGGCAGCCACACCGTCAAGCTCATTCCTCCGTTGATCATCAGTGAGACGGACTGCGACTGGATCGTGCGCGGCTTCGACGAGGTTATTGCCGACAGCCACCGCGCCGGCGCGGTGTGGTCGCTCGGCAAGACGCTGGTCGAGCACGCGATGCGCGCGAGCGCGTAG
- a CDS encoding (2Fe-2S)-binding protein, whose amino-acid sequence MIVCSCNVFSDRDVRSAIDGAAARPATANQVYGCLGCSPQCGRCARTIRRIMDESLACCREREACAHVDELPQAAE is encoded by the coding sequence ATGATCGTTTGTTCCTGCAACGTTTTCAGCGACCGCGACGTGCGATCGGCGATCGATGGCGCCGCGGCCCGGCCCGCAACCGCCAACCAGGTCTACGGTTGCCTCGGCTGCAGCCCGCAATGCGGGCGGTGCGCGCGCACCATCCGCCGCATCATGGACGAGAGCCTCGCCTGCTGCCGCGAGCGCGAAGCCTGCGCCCATGTCGACGAACTGCCGCAGGCGGCTGAATAG
- the boxC gene encoding 2,3-epoxybenzoyl-CoA dihydrolase, with protein sequence MGETAERVPRHANGAIDFRTSPARYRHWKLGVDGEIATLTMDVDEKGGLLGGYELKLNSYDLGVDIELADVIERLRFEHPEVKVIVLKSGKDRVFCAGANIRMLAGATHAHKVNFCKFTNETRNSIEDASENSGQKYVCVVNGTAAGGGYELALACDHIMLVDDGSAAVSLPELPLLAVLPGTGGLTRVTDKRKVRRDHADVFCTTEEGVKGKRAVDWRLVDEVMPRSKLDESVETRAKAIAAKQSGKPANGIALTPVERKRTADSNEYKFVWVAFARDNRLATITLRGPEGAPPSSADEMVKQGAAFWPLQLARELDDAILDIRLNELEVATIVFKSDGDARRVLAYDAFLDTNAAHWLAREIRLKWKRVLKRVDVTSRSLVTLIEPGSCFAGTLAELIFAADRSYMLIGTMQGDNRAPAAITLGDVNLSGVYQMSNGLSRLATRFLGEPDSLDAAKAEIGKPLDGERAQELGLVTFALDDIDWEDEVRLFLEERASFSPDGLTGMEANLRFAGPETMETKIFARLTAWQNWIFQRPNAVGPEGALTRYGSGQKPNFDLKRV encoded by the coding sequence ATGGGAGAGACCGCCGAGAGGGTCCCCCGGCACGCAAACGGCGCAATCGACTTCCGCACCTCGCCGGCGCGCTATCGCCACTGGAAGCTTGGCGTCGACGGCGAGATAGCGACCCTCACGATGGACGTCGACGAGAAGGGCGGCCTGCTCGGCGGCTATGAGCTGAAGCTCAACTCCTACGACCTTGGCGTCGACATCGAGCTGGCGGATGTGATCGAACGTCTGCGCTTCGAGCACCCGGAGGTGAAGGTGATCGTCCTGAAATCCGGCAAGGATCGCGTGTTCTGCGCCGGCGCGAACATCCGCATGCTCGCCGGCGCGACCCATGCCCACAAGGTCAACTTCTGCAAGTTCACCAATGAGACGCGCAATTCGATCGAGGATGCGAGCGAGAACTCCGGCCAGAAGTACGTGTGTGTCGTGAATGGCACGGCGGCAGGCGGCGGCTACGAGCTCGCGCTTGCCTGCGATCACATCATGCTGGTGGACGACGGCTCGGCGGCGGTCTCGCTGCCCGAGCTGCCGCTGCTCGCGGTGCTGCCCGGCACCGGCGGGCTCACCCGCGTCACCGACAAGCGCAAGGTGCGGCGCGATCATGCGGACGTGTTCTGCACCACCGAAGAAGGCGTCAAGGGCAAGCGCGCGGTCGACTGGCGGCTGGTCGACGAGGTGATGCCCCGCTCCAAGCTCGACGAGTCGGTCGAGACGCGCGCGAAGGCGATCGCCGCAAAGCAGAGCGGCAAGCCCGCGAACGGCATCGCGCTCACGCCGGTCGAGCGCAAGCGCACGGCGGATAGCAACGAATACAAGTTCGTCTGGGTCGCATTCGCGCGCGACAACCGGCTCGCCACCATCACGCTGCGTGGCCCCGAGGGCGCCCCGCCCTCCTCGGCTGACGAGATGGTGAAGCAGGGCGCTGCGTTCTGGCCGCTGCAGCTCGCGCGCGAGCTGGACGATGCGATCCTCGACATCCGGCTCAACGAGCTCGAAGTCGCGACCATCGTGTTCAAGTCGGACGGCGATGCCCGGCGCGTGCTCGCCTACGACGCCTTCCTCGACACGAATGCCGCGCACTGGCTCGCGCGCGAAATCCGCCTCAAGTGGAAGCGCGTGCTCAAGCGCGTCGACGTGACCTCGCGCTCGCTGGTGACGCTGATCGAGCCGGGCTCGTGCTTTGCCGGCACGCTCGCCGAGCTGATCTTCGCCGCCGATCGCTCCTACATGCTGATCGGCACCATGCAGGGCGACAATCGCGCGCCGGCCGCGATCACCCTTGGCGACGTCAACCTCTCCGGCGTGTACCAAATGAGCAACGGCCTCTCTCGCCTTGCGACGCGCTTTCTCGGCGAACCGGACTCGCTCGATGCCGCGAAGGCGGAGATCGGCAAGCCGCTCGACGGCGAACGGGCGCAGGAACTCGGCCTCGTCACGTTCGCGCTCGACGACATCGACTGGGAGGACGAGGTGCGCCTCTTCCTCGAGGAGCGCGCGAGCTTCTCGCCCGACGGGCTCACCGGCATGGAGGCGAACCTGCGCTTTGCGGGCCCTGAGACGATGGAAACCAAGATCTTCGCGCGGCTCACCGCCTGGCAGAACTGGATCTTCCAGCGGCCGAACGCCGTCGGCCCGGAGGGCGCGCTGACGCGCTACGGGTCCGGGCAGAAGCCGAATTTCGATTTGAAGAGGGTGTGA
- the boxB gene encoding benzoyl-CoA 2,3-epoxidase subunit BoxB, with protein sequence MSVQDINVDYSTTIPNNVGLTEDRRVLKALEVWHPGYLNWWNDMGPEGFQEKLVYLRTAYSVDPRGWAKFDYVRMPEYRWGVLLAPQEENRKIPFGQHYGEPAWQEVPGEYRAMLRRLVVIQGDTEPASVEQQRHLGKTAPSLYDMRNLFQVNVEEGRHLWAMVYLLQKYFGRDGREEADELLRRRSGSEDAPRMLGAFNEATPDWLSFFMFTYFTDRDGKMQLHSLAQSGFDPLSRTCRFMLTEEAHHMFVGETGISRVVQRTCDAMKNAGITDPADVAKVRALGVIDLPTIQKKLNLHYTLSLDLFGSEVSTNAANAFNAGIKGRYRETQIEDDHQLKNDTYPVLKLLNGEPKRVDEPALTALNMRLRDDYTQDCVKGMLRWNKIISLAGYDYKLTLPNVAFHRQIGEFKDVHATPEGALIDEGAWTKRKTEWLPSTEDGGFIASLMKSESEPGRFASWIAPPKVGIDNKPGDFEYVKIES encoded by the coding sequence ATGAGCGTGCAAGACATCAACGTCGATTACTCGACCACCATCCCGAACAATGTCGGACTCACTGAGGACCGCCGCGTCTTGAAGGCGCTGGAGGTCTGGCATCCCGGCTACCTCAACTGGTGGAATGACATGGGGCCCGAGGGTTTCCAGGAAAAGCTCGTCTATTTGCGCACCGCCTATTCGGTCGACCCGCGCGGCTGGGCGAAGTTCGATTATGTGCGCATGCCCGAGTATCGCTGGGGCGTGCTGCTCGCGCCGCAGGAGGAGAACCGCAAGATCCCGTTCGGCCAGCACTACGGCGAGCCGGCCTGGCAGGAAGTGCCCGGCGAATACCGCGCGATGCTGCGGCGCCTCGTGGTGATCCAGGGCGACACCGAGCCTGCGTCGGTCGAGCAGCAGCGCCATCTCGGCAAGACCGCGCCTTCGCTTTACGACATGCGCAACCTGTTCCAGGTGAACGTGGAGGAAGGCCGTCACCTCTGGGCGATGGTGTATCTGCTGCAGAAATATTTCGGCCGCGACGGGCGCGAGGAAGCCGACGAGCTCCTGCGCCGGCGCTCGGGCTCGGAAGATGCGCCGCGCATGCTCGGCGCCTTCAACGAGGCGACGCCGGACTGGCTCTCGTTCTTCATGTTCACCTACTTCACCGACCGCGACGGCAAGATGCAGCTTCATTCGCTGGCGCAGTCGGGCTTCGATCCCTTGTCGCGCACCTGCCGCTTCATGCTCACCGAGGAAGCGCACCACATGTTCGTGGGCGAGACTGGCATCAGCCGCGTGGTGCAGCGCACCTGCGACGCCATGAAGAACGCCGGCATCACCGACCCGGCCGACGTCGCGAAGGTACGCGCGCTTGGCGTGATCGACCTGCCGACCATCCAGAAGAAGCTGAACCTCCACTACACGCTCTCGCTCGACCTGTTCGGCAGCGAGGTCTCGACCAACGCGGCGAATGCCTTCAACGCCGGCATCAAGGGCCGCTACCGCGAGACGCAGATCGAGGACGACCACCAACTCAAGAACGACACCTATCCGGTGCTCAAGCTGCTGAACGGCGAGCCGAAGCGCGTGGACGAGCCGGCGCTCACCGCGCTCAACATGCGGCTGCGCGACGACTACACGCAGGACTGCGTGAAGGGCATGCTGCGCTGGAACAAGATCATTTCGCTCGCGGGCTATGACTACAAGCTGACGCTGCCGAACGTCGCGTTCCATCGTCAGATCGGCGAGTTCAAGGACGTACACGCCACGCCCGAGGGCGCGCTGATCGATGAGGGGGCCTGGACGAAGCGCAAGACCGAATGGCTGCCGTCCACCGAGGACGGCGGCTTCATCGCAAGCCTGATGAAGTCCGAGAGCGAGCCGGGCCGGTTCGCCTCGTGGATCGCGCCGCCCAAGGTCGGCATCGACAACAAGCCGGGCGATTTCGAGTACGTGAAGATCGAGTCGTAA
- the bfr gene encoding bacterioferritin yields MKGDAKVIDYLNKGLRSELTAVNQYWLHYRLLDNWGYKDLAKKWRKESIEEMEHADKFIDRIIFLDGFPNMQVLDPLHIGQNVKEILDCDLKAEIDARALYQEAATYCATVKDYVTRDLFEALMADEEHHIDFLESQLDLVSQLGVQLYAQHHIGKLDDDGEH; encoded by the coding sequence ATGAAGGGCGACGCCAAGGTCATAGACTATTTGAACAAAGGCCTGCGCAGCGAGCTGACCGCGGTCAACCAATACTGGCTGCACTACCGGCTGCTCGATAACTGGGGCTACAAGGATCTCGCCAAGAAGTGGCGCAAGGAATCGATCGAGGAGATGGAGCACGCCGACAAGTTCATCGACCGCATCATCTTTCTCGACGGCTTTCCGAACATGCAGGTGCTCGATCCCCTGCACATCGGGCAGAACGTCAAGGAAATCCTCGACTGCGACCTCAAGGCCGAGATCGACGCGCGCGCGCTCTATCAGGAGGCCGCGACCTATTGCGCCACGGTGAAGGATTACGTCACGCGCGACCTGTTCGAGGCGCTGATGGCCGACGAGGAGCACCACATCGACTTCCTCGAGTCGCAGCTCGATCTGGTCAGCCAGCTCGGCGTGCAGCTCTACGCGCAGCACCATATCGGGAAGCTCGACGACGACGGGGAGCACTGA
- a CDS encoding fumarylacetoacetate hydrolase family protein, translated as MKLASFTANGRTSYGAVVGDGIVDLGPRLKYASVLDVLRAGALDEARKAAEAELDIALKGVTVLRPVVFPEKILCIGVNYGNRHAEYKDGSEQAKYPSMFFRTPGSFVGSGEALVKPAVTQQFDYEGEIALVIGREGRRIPKDRAHEYIAGYTLCNEGTAREWTRHSKFNVTQGKNFDASGSLGPWMVTADEIDPAKPLHLTTTVNGEKRQDDTTANLLFTFADLLAYITIFTTLKPGDILVTGTPVGAGARFDPPRWLKAGDVVEVSVPEIGTLTNRVVDES; from the coding sequence TTGAAGCTCGCATCTTTCACCGCCAATGGCCGTACGAGCTATGGCGCGGTCGTGGGCGACGGGATCGTCGATCTGGGCCCGCGCCTCAAATACGCGAGCGTGCTCGATGTGCTGCGCGCCGGCGCGCTCGATGAGGCGCGGAAAGCAGCGGAGGCCGAGCTGGATATCGCCCTGAAGGGTGTCACGGTGCTCCGCCCGGTCGTCTTCCCGGAGAAGATCCTCTGCATCGGCGTGAACTACGGCAACCGCCACGCCGAGTACAAGGACGGCTCGGAGCAGGCGAAATACCCGAGCATGTTCTTCCGCACGCCCGGCTCGTTCGTCGGCTCGGGCGAGGCGCTGGTGAAGCCCGCCGTGACGCAGCAGTTCGACTACGAGGGCGAGATCGCGCTGGTGATCGGCCGGGAAGGGCGCCGTATTCCAAAGGATCGCGCGCACGAGTACATCGCCGGTTACACGCTCTGCAACGAAGGCACTGCGCGCGAGTGGACGCGCCACTCCAAGTTCAATGTCACGCAGGGCAAGAACTTCGACGCGTCGGGCAGCCTCGGGCCCTGGATGGTGACGGCTGACGAAATCGATCCCGCAAAGCCCTTGCACCTCACCACCACGGTGAACGGCGAGAAGCGTCAGGACGACACCACAGCGAACCTGCTGTTCACCTTCGCCGACCTGCTCGCCTACATCACGATCTTCACCACGCTCAAGCCGGGCGATATCCTGGTGACCGGCACGCCGGTGGGGGCGGGCGCGCGCTTTGATCCGCCGCGCTGGCTCAAGGCGGGCGACGTGGTCGAGGTGTCGGTGCCGGAAATCGGCACGCTCACCAATCGCGTGGTGGACGAGAGCTAG